From the genome of Paracoccus seriniphilus, one region includes:
- a CDS encoding pyridoxine 5'-phosphate synthase — protein MLRLGVNIDHVATIRNARGTPWPDPLRAAHLAQEAGADGITAHLREDRRHMRDADIDALTEHSRLPLNLEMAATAEMQAIALRHRPHAICLVPEKREERTTEGGLDVAGNEAYLADFIAPLREAGSRVSLFIGHEPAQIEAAARIGAAVVELHTGAYCDFDTEGDIAARDAELAGLTRGAALAAELGLEVHAGHGLTFDTVGPIAALPQIAELNIGHFLIAESVFLGLGPAIQKMRRCMDDARK, from the coding sequence ATGCTGCGCCTCGGCGTCAATATCGATCACGTTGCCACCATTCGCAACGCACGCGGAACGCCCTGGCCGGACCCGCTGCGCGCGGCACATCTGGCCCAAGAGGCCGGTGCGGATGGAATCACCGCCCATCTGCGCGAGGATCGTCGCCACATGCGCGACGCCGATATCGACGCTTTGACCGAACATTCCCGCCTGCCGCTGAATCTGGAAATGGCGGCAACGGCGGAAATGCAGGCGATTGCGCTGCGCCACCGGCCCCATGCAATCTGCCTGGTGCCTGAAAAGCGCGAAGAGCGCACGACCGAGGGCGGGCTGGATGTGGCCGGAAATGAGGCCTATCTGGCCGATTTCATCGCGCCACTGCGCGAGGCGGGCAGCCGCGTGTCGCTGTTCATCGGCCATGAACCGGCCCAGATCGAGGCTGCGGCCCGGATCGGTGCCGCCGTGGTCGAACTGCACACCGGTGCCTATTGCGATTTCGATACCGAAGGTGACATTGCCGCGCGCGATGCGGAACTGGCGGGGCTGACGCGCGGGGCGGCTCTGGCTGCGGAACTGGGGCTGGAGGTTCATGCCGGTCACGGGCTGACCTTTGATACGGTTGGCCCGATCGCGGCGCTGCCCCAGATTGCCGAGTTGAACATCGGTCATTTCCTGATTGCCGAATCCGTCTTCCTGGGGCTTGGACCGGCGATTCAGAAAATGCGCCGCTGCATGGATGATGCGCGCAAATGA
- a CDS encoding 4-(cytidine 5'-diphospho)-2-C-methyl-D-erythritol kinase, with the protein MTAAVVETAMAKVNLALHVTGRREDGYHLLDSLVAFAATGDRVSLRAGPMSLQIDGPFARGLEADSGNLCWRAAELAGASVAISLEKNLPVASGIGGGSADAAAVLRGLERMGHSRPEGIDRLGADIPVCMLSQPARMQGIGEIVTPLSGLPRVSAVLVNPGHEISTPAVFRALTSRDNAPLGAIPSWSDLAALIGWLRQTRNDLEPAARDILPLISQVLAALEQNGAGLARMSGSGATCFGLFESDAQARKAAAALSRHGWWAEATELVPSQRGR; encoded by the coding sequence ATGACTGCAGCTGTCGTCGAAACGGCCATGGCCAAGGTGAATCTTGCGCTTCATGTCACGGGGCGCCGGGAGGATGGCTATCACCTGCTGGATTCGCTGGTTGCCTTTGCCGCGACAGGGGATCGGGTGAGCCTGCGTGCGGGCCCGATGTCACTGCAGATCGATGGACCCTTTGCGCGGGGGCTGGAGGCCGATTCCGGCAATCTTTGCTGGCGGGCGGCAGAACTGGCCGGCGCAAGCGTCGCGATTTCCCTGGAAAAGAATCTGCCGGTCGCCTCGGGGATCGGTGGCGGCTCGGCCGATGCTGCCGCAGTGTTGCGCGGGCTGGAGCGCATGGGTCATTCCCGTCCCGAAGGCATCGACCGGTTGGGAGCGGACATCCCGGTCTGCATGTTGTCGCAACCGGCGCGCATGCAGGGAATCGGCGAAATCGTGACGCCGCTTTCCGGCCTTCCCAGGGTGTCGGCGGTTCTGGTCAATCCCGGACATGAGATCTCGACCCCGGCGGTGTTTCGCGCCCTGACATCGCGAGACAATGCGCCTCTTGGCGCAATCCCGTCGTGGTCGGACCTTGCGGCTCTGATCGGCTGGCTGCGGCAGACGCGCAATGATCTGGAACCGGCGGCGCGGGATATCCTGCCATTGATTTCGCAGGTGCTTGCGGCGCTTGAGCAGAATGGCGCAGGTCTTGCGCGCATGTCCGGTTCGGGGGCGACATGTTTCGGGCTGTTTGAAAGCGATGCTCAGGCCCGCAAGGCTGCGGCGGCGCTGTCCCGGCACGGTTGGTGGGCGGAGGCGACGGAACTGGTGCCCTCGCAGAGGGGTCGTTAG
- a CDS encoding tetratricopeptide repeat protein: MNLTRPNLALTLALLLSLGAPAALHAQDRPSPRPEDEAKESAPVFGLAGPYLAARMAAVESDYRAAARYFAQAVAHDPGDAYLADSALVAFCSAGEIERGVKFAARMEERGDSTELSRLVRSADLVHQGDWDALLERTDPEKSTRPHRKDRDLMVGMIRAWALMGAGRASDAMVLLEEMAKTPDVAPMVNYHLALARALVGDYERAAKLLEGRVTGAHVLGFMARAEILAQLERRDEAIALLDNLPGLEAEPQLLALRDALKAGEPVAFDVVRTPADGVAQVFLTFATALASNPNPEPLSLIHARLASWLSPEMTEARLMTAQLLQEHQQFDLAEEEYETLRRKGQMRPVAELARIDALSQADRHDEAEKAALSLTAAYPELPQAWIALGDLLRQQQKFSQAVPAYDKALTLLTDAPDQARWFPLYARGIALERAGQFERAEKDLLAAIEIRPDQASLLNYLGYSWIDRGENLDRALELIRRAVELSPDDGYILDSLAWAYFRLGRYDEAVAPMEKAIGTMAADPLVNDHLGDIYWMNGRKREAETQWKRALSLNPDSNDDVDPERIRAKLERGLDAVLAEEGDEASLVVRQAGAGDNPRALD; the protein is encoded by the coding sequence TTGAACCTGACCCGCCCGAATCTGGCGCTGACCCTTGCCCTGCTGTTGTCCCTCGGGGCACCGGCTGCTCTTCATGCTCAGGACCGGCCTTCGCCGCGCCCGGAGGACGAGGCGAAGGAAAGCGCACCGGTCTTCGGGCTTGCCGGGCCGTATCTGGCCGCGCGTATGGCCGCCGTCGAAAGCGATTATCGCGCCGCAGCCCGATATTTCGCTCAGGCCGTGGCGCATGATCCGGGCGATGCCTATCTGGCAGACAGCGCACTGGTTGCATTCTGTTCCGCGGGCGAGATCGAGCGCGGGGTCAAATTTGCCGCCCGGATGGAAGAGCGCGGGGACAGCACCGAACTGTCCCGTCTGGTTCGCAGCGCGGATCTTGTGCATCAGGGCGATTGGGATGCCTTGCTTGAACGCACGGATCCCGAGAAGAGCACCAGGCCGCATCGCAAGGATCGCGATCTGATGGTCGGCATGATCCGTGCCTGGGCACTGATGGGCGCGGGCCGCGCCTCGGATGCCATGGTGCTGCTGGAGGAAATGGCGAAGACCCCCGATGTGGCGCCGATGGTCAATTATCATCTGGCGCTGGCACGGGCGCTGGTGGGCGATTATGAGCGCGCCGCGAAGCTGCTGGAAGGTCGCGTGACCGGCGCGCATGTTCTGGGCTTCATGGCGCGCGCGGAAATTCTGGCCCAGCTTGAGCGGCGCGACGAGGCGATTGCCTTGCTGGACAATTTGCCGGGGCTTGAGGCCGAACCGCAACTGCTGGCATTGCGCGATGCCTTGAAGGCCGGAGAGCCGGTCGCATTCGACGTGGTGCGCACACCCGCCGACGGGGTCGCGCAGGTGTTTCTGACCTTTGCGACTGCTCTGGCCTCGAATCCGAATCCCGAGCCTCTGTCACTGATTCATGCCCGGCTGGCGTCATGGCTGTCGCCCGAGATGACCGAGGCGCGTCTGATGACGGCGCAATTGCTGCAGGAACATCAGCAGTTCGATCTGGCCGAAGAGGAATATGAGACCCTGCGCCGCAAGGGGCAGATGCGTCCGGTCGCCGAACTGGCGCGGATAGATGCCCTGTCGCAGGCCGACCGCCATGACGAGGCTGAAAAGGCCGCCCTGTCCCTGACCGCGGCCTATCCGGAATTGCCGCAGGCCTGGATTGCATTGGGGGATCTGTTGCGCCAGCAGCAGAAATTCTCGCAGGCTGTGCCTGCCTATGACAAGGCGCTGACCCTGCTGACGGATGCGCCCGATCAGGCACGGTGGTTCCCGCTGTATGCGCGTGGCATCGCGCTGGAACGCGCGGGACAGTTCGAACGCGCCGAGAAGGATCTGCTGGCGGCGATCGAGATCCGTCCCGATCAGGCCAGTCTGCTGAACTATCTGGGCTATAGCTGGATTGACCGCGGCGAGAATCTGGACCGGGCGCTGGAACTGATCCGGCGTGCTGTCGAGCTGTCGCCCGATGACGGCTATATCCTGGATTCGCTTGCATGGGCCTATTTCCGTCTGGGTCGCTATGACGAGGCGGTCGCGCCGATGGAGAAAGCCATCGGCACCATGGCCGCCGATCCTTTGGTCAATGACCATCTGGGGGATATCTACTGGATGAACGGCCGCAAGCGCGAAGCGGAAACCCAGTGGAAACGCGCGCTTTCGCTGAACCCCGACAGCAATGATGATGTCGATCCTGAACGGATCCGGGCCAAGCTGGAGCGCGGTCTGGATGCTGTCCTGGCCGAAGAGGGCGACGAGGCCTCCTTGGTGGTCAGGCAGGCCGGGGCGGGCGACAATCCACGGGCATTGGACTGA
- the acpS gene encoding holo-ACP synthase, producing MILGIGTDLANIERIENTLARFGDRFRKRVFTEIELAKAARRRDEAGTLAKRWAAKEACSKALGTGLAMGISWRDMAVANMESGQPVMELTGWAADRLAQMTPVGHEAIVHVTLTDDHPWAQAFVVIEARPRQPALA from the coding sequence ATGATCTTGGGGATCGGAACCGATCTGGCGAATATCGAGCGTATCGAAAATACGCTGGCCCGCTTTGGCGACCGGTTCCGCAAGCGCGTCTTTACCGAGATCGAACTGGCCAAGGCGGCGCGCCGCAGGGATGAGGCCGGGACCCTGGCGAAACGTTGGGCGGCCAAGGAGGCTTGCTCGAAGGCTCTGGGGACGGGGCTGGCCATGGGCATCAGCTGGCGGGACATGGCGGTCGCCAATATGGAATCAGGGCAGCCGGTGATGGAACTGACCGGCTGGGCTGCCGACCGGCTGGCACAGATGACTCCGGTCGGGCATGAGGCCATCGTCCATGTGACATTGACCGATGATCACCCCTGGGCGCAGGCCTTTGTCGTGATCGAGGCCCGGCCACGACAGCCTGCCTTGGCTTGA